From Paenibacillus sp. V4I7, one genomic window encodes:
- a CDS encoding ABC transporter ATP-binding protein: MSKPILKVNNLNKDFQVKSKNKLFSKPSSIRVLNNVSFELLEGETLSIVGESGCGKTTLGRCIVRGMDATSGQVMYQPEGEEQVDFLGLRGKEFKKYRKDIQMIFQDPYSSLSPRMSVYDIIAEPLLANFKLTKSQLDDKVTQIAEKTGLNVSYLKRYPHAFSGGQRQRIAIARSLISQPRLIVCDEAVSALDVSIKAQIINLLKDLQEQLQITYIFISHDLSIVQNISDRVAVMHLGKIVELAPVDSLFDHPKHPYTEALLSAVPEPDPNYKKDRIILEGEVPNPANPPSGCHFHPRCTYKTDKCIQEEPDLQAVGENHYAACHYASQLNLRGVTHE; the protein is encoded by the coding sequence ATGTCTAAACCTATACTGAAAGTAAATAATCTAAATAAGGATTTTCAAGTAAAATCCAAGAATAAGCTGTTTAGCAAACCTTCATCCATTCGTGTTTTGAACAACGTCTCTTTTGAGCTGTTGGAGGGGGAGACGCTAAGCATTGTCGGCGAATCAGGCTGTGGAAAAACGACATTAGGCCGATGTATTGTCAGAGGGATGGATGCCACATCAGGGCAAGTGATGTATCAACCTGAAGGTGAAGAGCAAGTTGATTTTCTAGGGCTGCGAGGCAAAGAATTCAAGAAATATAGAAAAGACATTCAAATGATTTTTCAGGATCCCTATTCATCACTGAGTCCGAGAATGAGTGTATACGACATTATTGCTGAGCCGCTGCTCGCCAACTTTAAGCTTACGAAATCACAATTGGATGACAAAGTTACCCAAATCGCAGAGAAGACCGGATTAAATGTCAGTTATCTCAAACGGTACCCTCATGCCTTTTCCGGAGGGCAAAGACAGCGGATCGCCATTGCAAGATCACTTATTTCTCAACCGAGATTAATCGTATGTGATGAAGCTGTATCGGCGCTGGACGTCTCAATTAAAGCCCAAATTATTAACCTGCTGAAGGACCTGCAAGAGCAGCTGCAGATCACTTATATTTTCATCTCTCATGATTTATCCATCGTTCAAAACATATCCGACAGAGTAGCAGTTATGCACTTAGGGAAAATTGTAGAATTGGCGCCGGTCGATTCGCTGTTTGATCATCCCAAGCATCCCTATACGGAGGCGTTATTGTCGGCTGTACCTGAGCCGGACCCTAATTATAAGAAGGATCGCATTATTCTCGAAGGAGAAGTTCCTAATCCAGCTAATCCTCCAAGCGGATGTCACTTTCATCCAAGGTGTACGTATAAGACCGATAAATGTATACAGGAAGAACCAGACCTGCAGGCCGTCGGCGAAAATCATTATGCAGCCTGCCACTATGCGAGTCAATTAAACTTAAGAGGTGTAACACATGAGTGA